TATGCAAACAAATTGTTATGTAGGTACAAGATTTACATAGAAGGGTCTGCATGGTCGGTGAGCGAGAAGTACATTCTGGCTTGTGACTCGGTGACATTAATGGTGAAACCTCATTACTACGATTTCTTCACACGAGGTATGTTTCCAGGGCACCATTACTGGCCCGTCAAGGAAGATGACAAATGCCGCTCCATCAAATTTGCCGTTGATTGGGGCAACTTGCATATGCGAAAGGTATGATATTTACTTAAAAAGAGTATTAGATTATACTGCCGCTGTATTAACTGATTCTCAATCTCGGTATAATCTAATAATATCTGCACTGAGAACAGACACACAGACATGTCCATTTATTTCAATCAACACACATTAGGTAGTGAATCCTCTTGGCTTAGTTTACTGGATTTAATCTCTATTAGCTGCATATCATCAGACGCACCTTAAAATGCATTTCATGAGTGTGGTTGAGAATCTGGTGTAGGTACTCCAAATGTTATACTCTCACCGCTCTTTTGTCTTACCAGGCACAAGACATCGGGAAGAAGGCAAGTGAGTTTGTGCAACAAGAACTTAAAATGGACTATGTGTACGATTACATGTTCCATCTCTTAACCCAATACTCTAAACTTCTCCGGTTTAAACCCGAGATCCCTCAGAACTCCATCGAGCTCTGCTCAGAGGCAATGGCATGCCCAAGGGATGGAAATGAGCGGAAGTTTATGATGGAGTCACTCGTGAAACACCCAGCTGAGACCGGTCCTTGCACCATGCCGCCTCCCTATGATCCGGCTTCGTTTTACTCGGTTCTAAAAAGGAGACAGAGTACGACTAGTAGAATCGAACAGTGGGAGAGTAAGTactggaggaagaagaacaagaccGGTTCGTAAAGTAGTTAGGCGTATAAAGTTTTGGTCTGTAGAGTAAAACCACTTTTCAGCAAAATTGTATAAGTAGTACCTAGAAAACGTGTgatctttatttacttttcccttttttttgggtagaaatTCATTTCACTGTATTAAAATATTAACCAATGTAGTATTGTCTATAATGAATTCGACGATGCAAGTTCTAATCGGTGATAGAAAGTAAActgtataatttttataaaagaaatgcAACggtaaaattttagatttgtcAAATGAACATCAGCTATTTCACAGCAAAATGGTGGCTTGAGCAATACACTGTTTGATTCCGATGACTAACGCCAATATTGCACGACTAATAATAAGAAGATATTGATGATAGCACGAGTAGAGACTTAACTTGTGTAAGCCTACCTGTCCCACTAAACAGTTGGTTTGTTCTCTTCTTACATGAAATATTATAGATACGTGTGTTAAGGAACTTAAATGTGTATTGTCATTACTCATTCAGCTTTATCCGTTTTGGCAAGCTTTTAGTTGTCAAATTGGTCACGACGTATTAGATGAAGGGCATCTTCAACAAACGACGCAAAGACAacaccaagaaaaagaaactctCCTTTATTGTACAGCAATAATCTCTTATCAACTTTATTTCCACTTTTGTAATTTAACTATACCCTTCACCACCATGTGCTCTTTTAACCAtgaaaaacatatgaaaagtaACTTTTGAACCAAGAACCAATAGAGAAAGCAAATCCACTTGCCTAACTTTTAAGACTCATCATCAAGGATTCGAGCAAGATGGcgttttgttgtgtgttttagggtttttcgagGAAATGCTGAGCGACGATGCGGCGCTGAATCTTACCGGAAGCAGTTTTGGGGAGGTTATCAGTGATGAACACTCTCTTTGGCACCTTGAAAGCTGCCAAATTCTTCttacaaaatgttttaatgTCCTCTTCTGTCACAGTTGTTCCTTCTCTTGGAATCACCGCACAATTAATCtgataaaccaagaaaaaactCTGTTATTAACCAATCTAATTAAACAGCTGATTACGTTTCTTAAGAGCATTACTGAAGTAAGTTCacaaaaagttttaataattatgcAGGGCATAATGGTAGAAAAGGGAGAccaattgataaattaaattagagCAACTTCAGTAAAGGTTTGGTTTACCTCTTCGCCATATTTTTCATCAGGAACACCGAAAGCAACTCCCTGGGAAACGTCCGGATGGGTTAAGAGTACTGCATCCACTTCAATTGGCGATATCTTCTCACCTGAAATAGAGGTTGTAAGTAAGTACACATAGAAGGCCTAAGTACATGATACTGCAAAGTAGCCTCTTTCTTTGACTTGTCTCCTTTCTAACTTGTTGAGATTTTATTTGACAAGTCTAGTCATTCCATTTAGACTTTGCAAATACAGAGTTTGACCCATATAAACCGCTTCCCATAAACTACTATACTTTTGAACAGTAAAGCCATCACATAAGAGTAAATGAGACTAACCTCCACGGTTAATAAGCTCTTTGATCCGACCCACCAGAGACAAATACCCATCGGAATCAAAGTAACCGATATCACCCGTGTGGAACCACCCAAACTCGAAACCTGCCTTGTTGGCCTCTGGGTTGTTCTTGTAACCCTTAGTCACATTTGGCCCTCTTATACAAACCTCTCCTTTGTTATTTGGCTCTTGTATCTCGCCTTTCTCATTAAGGATGGCCATTTCTTGACCTACCGGTTTCCCAACAGACCCAGGCTTGTGTGGACCTTCCTCTGGTAAGGGGTTTGAGCTCATCAAGTGGGTTGCCTCTGTCATTGCATAAGCCTCAAGCACCGGTGCTCCAAAAGCTTCCTCAAGCCTGGACAATATCACCTAAACAAAACCATAAGACATACAAAACCATAAATATGTTGAAAGTCCAAGCAACTCAACATTGTGCTGCACTATGTGTTTctccataaataaaaattggcTGGATGGAAACAAGAGCTTTACCGGAGCCAAAGAAGCACTGCAACTCCTGATGAACCTGAGTTTAGGGTACTCAGGCTCAGGGTGGCTGGCGTGGCGGTCCAATATGATCTGATGAATAGTGGGAACAGCAGTATACCATGTAGCGTTATACTTCTTCATGTCAGGCCAAAACGTCGTAACTGAGAATCGCCCAACAGCTGGGAGAGTCACAGCAGCACCAGCTCCAAGGGAGCTGAGCAAACCAGCTAACAGTCCATGAACGTGGAACAGAGGGAGAACAATCACCGTAGAATCAGTCTCAGTAAGCTTGTAAACCGATTTAATGTTCTTGACGGATGAAACTAGATTGAGCTGCGTGAGAGGTACACCCTTGGGACGGCTCGTGGTTCCAGAAGTGTGGAGGAAGAGTGCCGCGTCGTCCGGGCTATTAACTAGCTCCGTCGCTGAGTCAACGACCGAGTCAGAATCCGACACGGACAGAGCCAAGTCCGAGCCAGCGTCTACCAACGTAGCGGTTATGTGAGAGATGTTAAGCTTCGAAGCTGCTTCTTGAGCCGGTGCGTTTCCTTCTTTAGCGGTTAACAACAGCTTTGAATCCGAATCGGAGAGATAAAACTCAAATTCCTCCGCTGTGTACGCCGCGTTTAACGGCGCCGCCGTTGCTCTAGCTCTTATCACCGCCAAAAACATTATcacaaactaacaaaaaaaaaaaattcgaaatcaAATTCTGAATCTGGAAATCACCATTTCTGCTTCCCATGAGATTGTTCAGCACGCAAAAATAAAACCAGAGACAAAgctttaaaatccaaaaataggaagaaagataaaaaaaagactaCCTCGACGGTGTTAGGGAAGGTGAGAGCGACGACATCTCCAGGTTTGATGCCAGCGGCGGAGACGAGACGTGAGGCGGCGCGTTCGATTAGATCGTTAAGACGCGCGTGAGTGAGATCGAATTTACCAGACACAGAGAGAGCTCGTCGATCGGGGAATTTTCTGGCGACGTTTTCTAACAATCCGGTGAGTGTGTCGGCATCCATGGTTACGTCGAAAACACAAACACGAGAGGAAAcgatgaggatgaggaagaagaagaagaagaagcacagaATGTGAAAGCAAAAATGcgatatttataaattaatccgAAAGGCCTAAAAGATGATGACACGTGTAATTTTAGAACCGACGTTTCGGTTTTTGAAGAGGTGGGtttaaatagttttaatttgatttccCGGTACAAACCCTGAACCGAACGGCTAAACCCGCTTCATCATGTCATAGCAAATTTTGATTTACATGTACATCGACGTACTAAAATAGTtgggtaaaaacaaaaaaaaaaacttaaaaacatgtaataaacaaagcttaaaaaaacattattttctattaatctTTGACCATCTCTATTTAttcttctataatagagatctttaTAATAAAGGTGAATTTTACTCCAATCCaattctatttatagaggaatcttttataagaaaaaatagagcTCTTCTATAAGACCATTTCCAAtagttttccctatttttacctctaaaatagagaaactctataatagaggtaaCTTTTGCTCCAATAGATAcctttattttttcctctaaaaaagaatatttcatagagattccttttttattttactattaataccttttacttataaaagttacaaactaacccatttattttagtattcgtgaaactttcataaaattatgttattatttaaatttttaacattcataaatattatttaaatatcacatttattaaaagaaatacattgcatcatataaaataataaaacatagtaGATTTTTTTAACCATCGACATTAGTGTATTTTTCCCACAAATACTCAATTAATGCATTTCGAAGTGAGAAATGAGCTTCTTTATCTTTGATTTTCTAAATCGACCTAGAAATTCTTTGAATCGGATATCATCATCTTCCGCCATTTGGACTCATGGAGGTGGAACTTCTCTTTCAACTTCAATCGGTGCATTGAGATCACGCTCCTCCTCCATCTACGTCGTTTGGTTCGATTGGACAAATTTTTAGGGATATTAGTGGATCCGGAAGTAATTTaccagaatattaaataattagtctttgttgtattaaaaataatattatggtatgaataaaaactaaaatatttaagagaATTGAATCTTACTACAAACTTTCAGTATTGTATTGTGTTGTTCAATACAAAACCTCAacttcattaaattattattaaattatttaaatatatattttatttattttgatcataaatataaaagtgttaaaagttcaaggaccattttataaataaaaaagttcaattctattatagaggaaaaaatagagttcctctatatatagatgaaaaatatagatttctattatagaggtagaaatagagatgagttggagtaaattttattctaaaatagagttaaaaagcaaatatagaggtgggttggagatgccctaaatagaagaaaaaatagcaatctttattttagaggtaaaaatagaggaccattggagtaaaattCACCCATATTATAAAGGATctctattataaagaaaaaaataaagaaccattTAAGATGCTCTTAGATTTAAATAGGATAGTGAAACTACCtattagttttattaaaaaaatgctaATGAGTCCATTGAGCATGTGCCTTTATTTTGACTCGGATTAGCACAATTTCAAAGATGCTCCTATGTACGTAGCACTATTgtacaaagaaaataatcttAAGAATTGGAGGTGGGTGGTATAACTATAAACTAAATGAAGTGTACACACTTTTAATTAgtgatcttttaaaaaattcgATCATTAATAAAATGCCTCTCAAGATGACGATTCACGAGCTTGAGTTTTAAATTAACTTTTCTGAGTTCCGGATCAGAAACAATTAAGGGTAAAATGTCCCAAAGTTTGTtgatatattcaaaagaaaggAAATAATACTATTAGTGCTAAATNgggggggggggggggggaaccTTAGAACGATAAGAGTATATGGGACATACGTTTTTTTTGAAGTTATCAATTTTGGTTTGtccatattataattttatatatatatatatatcttttagttGGATTAGTTGTTTTGTCTGATACATGCACaccatttaaatataaattattgaatTCGGATAATAATTCAACCATTACAAAACGATTACACTAtggtgtgaatggttgcagcggttgggGCGGACAAATTCATCTACGGACTGTaccgttttttatttaccattcagcaAATGTAATCCGCAGTGGTGCGGTCCAAATAAAGCAGAAACAAGACTGTAACAGACCAACTATTGATcgcttttgcatacaaatagagttggtccgCAGCGGTTTATAGTCTGCTTTACAAATGGCGCGGTCCAGATTGCAGATGGATTTGGTCACCCTGATcgcagttaccattcaaacccgatgacttttttgttttttgtttttttttttgttttaatgtgttGTTCATATATCTATAAGGAAGAACGCATATCTTAAACTGACTAATTTGGAATTATAAGCTTAAATATAGGAAGTGTAAAGTCATAAAAAATTAGGTAAACACGAATATATATGTCAAACATTAGTAAAATATAGTTATCGGTTTAGAAGAGAAATGATAATAGTTATGAATTCCAACAGACAATTTATTTACAACTCCTAATAACAACTACTAAAACATTTAACTTACTTTTGATAAAAGGacaaaaaagtattttgttgAATATTGATATCGTGATTCGTGAAATGTCTTTTGCTAGTCCAAAATTATTgaattgaaagttgaaaccacAGTATTGTATCACTGTTTTGGGTCTATATCACTATATATGTTATCATGATTCACTATACTGGACCATAATTTTGCTTGCAATAGCTTAAGAAAAGAAACACAGTAGAATTTAGAAACTCGAAAATGTTTGTTATACCTGATTTAAGATGAAACATTATGTTATCATGTAAATAGAAGTCGATTAATAAAATCTCCTATACATGAAAAAACGTCGTatacaattttatttcaaaaagaaaaaacaaagtcataCTCATGTAGCTGAAAAAATCATTTTCCCTTTCTCCTAATTAAAAACATGGTCGTCAATTCATGTAAAAATGTAAAGCCATCACATAGAGTTACAAATAGAAgaatttgatttgtgtttgttcttCTTTACCGACATACACAAATAGAGAAGCAATGGGCCTCACCTCCATCAAATTGGGCCTTACCCTCCATCAAATTGGGCTTAggtttttaaacaaacaatcgcagaaaaaaaaaaaaaaaaattgagaactTTCCGATCACCCTTCCTCCACCGGCGGAAGCTATCTTCTGTCACCGAAACCCGTCAAGGGTTTTGAGACTTATATAACTCAATCGAAGCGTAAAGAAGGTACTTTTTCAAAAGATTTGtcctttttaatcaaatttgcGATTTTGCTAAAAACccttttgtgtgttgtttgtgtgtttgcgggagacagaagaagacaacaagTGTCACACTAATCATGGAGACGACTGAGTATGGCATCGTCTACGCCGTCCACATTATCTCAGTCCAGTTCGGAACCGTCGTCTCGGTAAATTGAAACACTTTGATGAACCCTTCCAAAGATTATGAAATCTATGATTCCTGTGTTAATGAGTTTTTGGTGATTGGCTTTATTTGCAGAAAGTTTGTGAATGTCTTCTCCGTAGAGGACCTCTTTCTTCGCGAGACATCTCTCGTTTAGCAAAATCTGAAATCAATCATAACCAAGTCAAGGATATTTTGTACCTCTTGATTCAGCACAATTGCGTTCAAGCATTCTCTATTGAGCCGCCTGGTTAGTcctgtttgcttttttttttcagtttctaaTCGCTGAGTTTCATGGCATAGATAACTAAGAGTTCCGAGTAGGTTTTGTGATTAGTAGTAACCTTTGAGGTTTTCTTGTTGTGAAACACAGAAAGTGAGTAATCATGAAAGTTTTGTTGTATGATTTTTTGATATGTAGATGGTTCCGAGAGCAAAGCTACTGTACAGTACCTTGTGCTGCTTAGCAACATTCTTCATCGTGGGAGGTATAACAAGTTTTCAAGGGTTGTAAACGAAGAACTTGGGTCTCAGGTTTAATCCTCCTGCTTCTTCTTCGCTCTGTTCAGTGTTTGACTTATTTGGTTGTGCTTCGAGACATGCTAACCTTATACGTTTGATCTACATGTACAGTGCGGTGCAGTTCTTGATGGTTTACTTTGTAACGGTAGGCTTACCTTAGGACAGCTGATAGAAAGAGACCAAGGTGAGTCCTAATATCTTACGTACCTCCTGTGTTGTATTGCCACAATACTCTCATTGTAGGCGTTGGCTTTGTTTTTCTCGTTTTGAGTACAATAATGTGTCATAACAAATGACTTCTAATCtgttatacatgttttcttcataCATGATCAGATTCAGAAAAACCGATAGGTTCAGAAGTGATCAAAGATTCTCTTCAGAAATTGGTTGCTGCCCGTTTTGTTGAGCGCATTCCTTCTCCCGAACCTGTTCTTGCAAACAAAGAACAAGAGCCGGCAAAGAAAAGAGGCCCTAAGGCTGCCAAGGTAATTGGTAAAAGTCTTTCTGTTGTAGTTTGTTAGTAGGAAAACTAACAACTG
The Camelina sativa cultivar DH55 chromosome 6, Cs, whole genome shotgun sequence genome window above contains:
- the LOC104791123 gene encoding oxalate--CoA ligase, translating into MDADTLTGLLENVARKFPDRRALSVSGKFDLTHARLNDLIERAASRLVSAAGIKPGDVVALTFPNTVEFVIMFLAVIRARATAAPLNAAYTAEEFEFYLSDSDSKLLLTAKEGNAPAQEAASKLNISHITATLVDAGSDLALSVSDSDSVVDSATELVNSPDDAALFLHTSGTTSRPKGVPLTQLNLVSSVKNIKSVYKLTETDSTVIVLPLFHVHGLLAGLLSSLGAGAAVTLPAVGRFSVTTFWPDMKKYNATWYTAVPTIHQIILDRHASHPEPEYPKLRFIRSCSASLAPVILSRLEEAFGAPVLEAYAMTEATHLMSSNPLPEEGPHKPGSVGKPVGQEMAILNEKGEIQEPNNKGEVCIRGPNVTKGYKNNPEANKAGFEFGWFHTGDIGYFDSDGYLSLVGRIKELINRGGEKISPIEVDAVLLTHPDVSQGVAFGVPDEKYGEEINCAVIPREGTTVTEEDIKTFCKKNLAAFKVPKRVFITDNLPKTASGKIQRRIVAQHFLEKP